GTTATCCGTGGTAATCAGATAGCCAATTCATCGAAAAACTGTTCCGAAAGTCTGATAGAGAATTGTCAAATCAAGGTGACGGTACACGACTGGATCTCAGGAAAATCCGTCAACATCTGGATCGATAAGAAGCTTACAAACGAATCAGGAATGTGGTACTTGATTTTGATCATTCCGGTCGTTCTTATCTTGGCGATACTCGCGGTCCTTATGGTGCTCTGGCGTCGGTAATTAAACATTTTATACGGGCCAGATTTCTCAATTATGAAGTGGGTATTCTGGTCTAGGAGTCTGGATTTCGGACGTTTTTTCGGgcttgttataaaaaaaaaaaaattaataacatttcGCCATCCATTTTTTCACAGAACTTTTATTCATGTTTAGAGAACttgcatttcaatttttgtgggaaaaaaaatagaaatcgtAAAAGTTATAAGCGTCTAAATACGTCcgtgacagaaaaaaaaccgattgAGGTGATCGACCCGATTCTAGTACTCCCATTTATCCGAAAAACAACGATCTTTCTTGATAGGTAAAAATGTCGTTACAGCCCGTAccaagaagagaaaaaaattacggaaaCGGCGACTGTTTCAAGACAGaattaatattgtttttctatttttttcgatgattttcaatttttttttaaatagttgTAATAACAATCTCGCAATGGCCGTGGTGGGGGATACAGAGGGATGTATACTAAAGATTCgtaccaaatttcaagtcaatcTATTGCATACAACTCGACATTTTATGTCAACCacgttgaaaaatgtagttttgagATAAACGCATTTCAAGTTGAGACGTTTAAAGTTGTCTCCTTAGCTTTAACCCTTATCTCTGTATCATCtgaaacgataatttttcttgTCATTGATCGGCGAGTCCGGGGCGTATACGAGGCCTTCCGCCACGCTCGCCGCTTCCTTGCAGACCGATCTTTCACTCAAGTGCTCGTAAATTGctcaatttttggaaatttacaATCGGCTTCAGGtcaaaatattctttaaaaaatgtaGCTATAACAATATGCAAAAGAAATTGAtcgatttttccaaattcctATACCAGAATACCCCCTGAAGCAAGCAGTGTATTCGTGTATAGAATAACGAGAGTTGTAacatgaacaaaaaatatattgcacCAATTGCCGGAAAttggtttatttttcagaaGAAGACGAAGGAATATTCTGATTACATCGAGCGCAGacgatattaattttattgcaatgTCAGAGTCGCCGAAAATAATTGATAGTTCAAAATTTCCCATTACCTCAAAGTATACGCCACCATCCCAGATTTCCGCTCCGAATCAGAATTCGGAAATCGAATACGCAGTACCACAAGAATTTAACTCCCAGTCGATAGATCTAAAGTTTTTCGAAGCAGAAACCAGATACGCAATTACTAGTGGGAAGTTAAGATCCCAATTCATGGTAAGcgaatcattattatttccaCTAGCACTGGTAAAACTATTTCTAGCTTTACAAATCACACGATAATTACTAACGAGCAGGTGTAATTTATAGATACTCCCGGGAGGCCTGACAAAGTCATGCGAGTACGGTAGATTACCAGAGAACATGCCCAAGAACAGAAATCGAAATGTCATAGCATGTGAGTTACATCGTACAAATTCCAACCCAATATTAAAAAACGGCAGTATATTTTGTTCGATCGAgtataatattgttaaaataaacCGTTCCACGTATTTATCAAACGACAGACGATGACACCCGTGTTATCCTGAAGAAACTACCCGGTGATCCTTACTCCGACTACATAAACGCGAATTACGTCAAGGTGAGAAAGTCTCGACAAATGTGTTTTGAAGCGTTCGaacgaaaaaccaaaaacaaacgTTCGTTTCTCGTTTCCTAATCATCGTTCTAGGGATATCAAAGCGAAAAGGGTTACATAGCGACTCAGGGACCAACGGCGAACACGGTCAATGACTTCTGGCGCATGATCTGGCAGGAAAAGGTCTACATAATATGCATGCTGACGAACCTAATCGAGAACGGACAGGTAGATAATAACTACGAATGAAATCCAAGACAATAAATAATCATCGCACGTAAACCGACACGAGGTGCCTTTACTTGCTTTAGACAAAATGCGAGGAGTACTGGCCGCCGGTTGGAACGAAAATTAGGTACGGCAACGTTGCCGTCACCACCTTAAGCCACGACGTATTTGCCGACTATACATTCCGAGCCCTGAGAGTCGCTTGCCAAAAATTTAAACGCAGGGTAAGCACGTGATCATTGTACAGTACCTGCTATTCAACGGCCTCCGTTGAAGATATTGCGATATTTGACAATCACCTAAGATGCTTCACCTTATCCTCCGTCCGATCAGGTAATGCATCTCCACTACACGGGATGGCCAGCCGATGGTATTCCCGCCTACTGCCAATCTCTGGTAGCTTATTTGAAGAAGCTTCAAACTACAGATCTGAAATACGGACCAGTTGTGGTTCACTGCAGTGCCGGTGACGGTCGCACCGGTACCTTGATTCTATGCGACATATGCCTTAGTGAGGCGATGCGAATGGGTGTAAGCCTGGACAAGATGATTGCATACCAATGAGGAAAcgggaaatattgaaaattattttttcacctttcagAAGATCGATGTGTCGGCGGTCCTCTCACGGATTCGAGAAAGCCGCGCGGACATGGtggaaaaccttgagcagtaCCTTCTCGCGCACATAATAATGGTGGAAAGCATCGTATCCTTGCCAACGCAGATACCCTGCGACGAAGACCTTCCAAATgggattaaaaaattgagaggTCAATTAGCGACGGATGTTCAAAGGTTGGTGCATGGAATAGCTACCGAAATCACAGAACGACATGAGCTGAAACTTATTCGAACAAATATACCTATCAACGGTGTTCTTTAGATTGAACGACGCGGTCTGGCAGGAATGTGCGCTCCGATCATTGGCTGCAACTCCAAATCAATCGGGAGATGATAAACTGACCAGCGAACTGTCTGACGAACTATTCATAGGTTTGACAATCTTTGATGCGACGACACTGCGTGCGCGTAATTACCGATCATTCTTAAAATCGTTATTAACTTTAGGTTTCGAAAGGACACCGTCGTTCAACAGGAACGTCAATCACCGCATCCGCGCCGTGCCAGTTGACGGTGTGAAGATGAGGAGGCAGTACCTGGCATCGTGGTTACCTTCGACTTCCAACGTTGCCAACTTCTGGAAATCGATAGCCGAGATGGAGATAGAACTGATCATAATACTGCAACGTCCAGACCCCAACGATACTGTGAGTTCCAAAGAACACGACCAAGAGTTTCGAACCTCGACCAGAGAGAAGTTTGCACACTATTCTCACCCTTTTGCAGACATGTTGCGACTTCACGCCGAGTAAAATGAACTTGACGAAATTGATTCCGTACCTGCGAATAGTAACCCAAGAGAGCCAAGTTGCCGATgacaaaccttacacattcgAAAAGTTTCGATTGATCGACACCCTGgaggtataggtataataaaaaaattaaccgccTCTGAGCTTAAGCTTTATTATCATAACGACGACCGTTTTTGATTTAGGAAGAAGCAAAACCGCAATTCGTCACCGTGCTTACATGTACGGGATGGGGATACGGAAGAAAGGGAAATCCACCAGCGCCCGAGGCGTTGGTTTCGCTTTGGACAGCCTCGGAACGGATACCGCGGAAAAAGAGCCCCACCTTGGTGCTTTGTCAGTGAGTTCAAGTTCCACTACGATCTCAAATACGACTCGTCGCGAGAATCTTTGAACCCACAAATCCAACGAAATATTACATCCAGCTTTGATATCTCGTTGTTTTCAGCGACGGCGTGACAGCATGTGGCCTGTACCTGGCAATGAGTTTTCTATTGGAACGAATGGCGGTGGAAAGAGAGTGCGACGTTATATCAGCTGTCCGAGCAGTTCGCCGATCAAGAAGACAATTCGTCCAGTCGATGGTAGGGTTGACGTAATGATACTTTGCCAGCTCGGAAAATCATATACGTACCGAATTGCTATTATCGTAACATGGCTGCCGTCAGGGGAAACGCACCTAACTTGAACTAGCTTTCTTTGACTTATTTTCAGGACCAAATAGAGTACCTTTACGACGCCGCATTGAATTACTACGAGGGTTTCGCTACTTACGCCAATTTTTCATGAATCAGAGATTCAACGAACTGAATGAAATATATTCGATTTTTACATTGAACATtgtcaataattataattcaaatgTATAACGCGAGTAGTTTTCCGATTAAATGTACACACTTTTGCACAATAAACATTCGCCCGAAACGTACGAACTAGAATCACTTTTTTCCTTATACATACTATTCCCACATTTTCCTCTTCCACCCTTCCGATTCTTAGATAGCTCTGAAATAACGCTGTCGCGATTAATTCGGTAAATGATGCATTTCCAAGTGAAATATTGAATACgcaaaattatttccaaattgTAATATACCCATTTTAAAATTTCCTGCCTGGACATTATAtcatgttaaaaataaataaaaaaaatggaaaaacccATTTCCggattcaataaaaatttatttttctatcaatgACAAGTCTCACGTTAATATTTCACACGAATACGTATAGAACAATGCGATAGGATTTCCggtggataaaaataaacttgctaactttcattttttcaaactgcaaAACGAGGATTATAAAGCACAGtctttttttatgaaaatacaaagtactttaattctcggttggatatTGTCATTTGTagattgtatacatatatatatatatacatatatagatatgtatccACACATGTAATAAGCGTACATGACGGAAGTTAAACCGCAGATAATTCACGTTGACGCAACATCCTCGAAGCTTACTTACTCACCAAGAGACAGTTGCCTGCCTTTCCTGACAACGACGAGGCGTTGAAAACATTACCATTATAATCAACGTTTGCCGTTGACATGTCGATGGAACATTTTTAAGCGCAAGACAAAACATACCGCCGGACAAAAtagcaataatttttcaataataacagTTTCAAAGTGCAAAGTGTGTGTTTATCATTCGGGGAAATCACCGAGAtagagtaaataaaaaattattccgtcCGAATGTTCAACGCGGAAATGAAGACAttgtataaatgaaaaaaaaacaatcaacgatttaaaaatgattatctTCCTTCAAAGTTTCACAGCAATAATAATCATCCTTGCATCTGCGACAGCGATAAAGCAAGACGATGATTTATTTGCGATGCGTAATTCAGTTAATTGGAACGATTCGACGACGTCGAAATTTATCTGCATTTCGAAAGACAACGATGCGGCATTGGTCTGGAATTACAattataaaatgaagaattccGAAGGTGGACGGATTCTTTCAACGGGTGAGTAAATAACGAAACAAGGATAAAACTAAATTGGTATAGGCGAATGATTTGCACGTTAATTATTAAATTGGTTTCTCTGATCGTGGCTCAGATTTCAATCCGAGAAAACCGATACGAAAAGACGTCGCGAATTGTGCGGCATGGAATTCGACGCAGTGCGTAGCGGAATGGGAGAAAAAAGGTGATTGGAACGTTGTCGACTCGATCGTCGAACCAATGGGTCCTGTTTACGATTATCGATGGGAAGGTAAGAAAATGATCAGTCGTCGCGATCATTCAAACAGAATGAATAACAAGGCTGTACGATTATTTCATTCAGATTTCAACGAATTGGCATTCGATGACGTTGGGAAAAGTCAGGAATATCGTTACGTAGCAGCGTTTAACGAGTCTACGGATATGGTGGTTTTCTCAGTCCGAGGATCGGGAAACGTGGACTTGCGTTTGTGCGGTAATGAAAACCCGATTGAAAATTCCTGTTTACAAATAATCGTTGGAGGCTCGGATATGAAAGAATCCGCAATTTTGTCATGCGTCGACGTAGCGATGGAGCCCAGGCTGCAATCAAGACCAAAAACCTGCACAACTTTGGCCAACGTCGAGGTACAGCACAACATAAACGAATCAAGGGTGAACCGTCTCGATGGAAATTGAACAAGAGATACGATTGAGACGATTTTGTTTACAGCACGAGTTAGCCATCGTCGATGAATACGAATGGCGTACATTCAGAGTTAAATGGAACAGAGATGACCGAAAAACAATCAAAGTTTTCAAGGAGACCGAGATTGAGCCATTCATGGAAGGTAATCTCGATCAGCGGTACACAGTTTATCACTTGTCAGTGAAAAGTGACTTAGGAACACTCATTCGATTCCACTTCTGTAAGTACACCACCTTTCATTTTATCATCCAGTTTATAATGACGTATGTAAACACGCAGCATTTCAACATCGTAAATATTCATTAACAGATGAGTATCTCTCGACGAGAGAGAAGAACGCGATTATATCGACGACTGAATTCGATAAATACGATAAAAATATCTGCATTAAACTTGTTGTCGGTCTTTGCTTCGAGTGTCAGCTGAAAGTAACCGTGGTAGATTCAAACGGTGATGAATTTCCTGTAGGAATAATTCATGGAAGCGAAAACTTTCTCAACAATGCGACACTCTTCTGGAAACCGATGAAACTGACCACAAAATTGCCGCTCAATATTTCGCAGCGATTAAAAATCCAATTGAAAACTATTACGGAAAAGTATCAAAGCAAGGGACACTGGGCAATGGACAATTTACGAATGTGCGAGTCGGCTGGTAAGAGTCTCACCGTAATTGAAGGGAAAAACTTTGATCTGAGAGTTCTTTTTAACTCAATCtgaataaacttttttcacccttCAGATGTTGCGAGAGAATCGACCGTGACGATGCATGGAGAAATTGGTTCGCCTTTCTTGCCCAAaataaaatgtcaaaaattatcTTACACCAGAAGTGAGACACTTGATTTGTCGTCCACTATACGCGACCGAGATGATAAAAGTAATGAGTATCAAAGTTCATCGTTTAGTTCAATTTTCACCAATTCTGTTCTCTCTGTCACTCTctgatatgaaaattttaccttAATCTTGCCTGCAGCTTTGTGTATGAGACTAAATTTCTGTTGTTCCAGAATCTGTGAAACCGACCGTTGCGAACTCAACAGCGGTATTTCCAAACACGACACTAGAGACAAATTTAGAGTCTATGAGCCCCATTTTAATAATGAAGGTACTCACAGATcaacaaaatatatttgtacCAAACGGactattttttgatttttaactAATTATTTCTTACATATCGCCGAGTACTACGGAAAATTCTATTACTGCACTGCATTATTAATTCATGGcatatacgtatttttttgtttttttttttgttatcttcagaaaatgaagaagacgTCGAGATCTATGGGATACTTCGAACTAAAGTCAAAAAGGTCATCCTTTCCGCCAGAGGGTGAGTTCACAATTGAGAGGATAAGATAGTTTGAAAACTGTGAAAGCGATACACGTAATATTGgttcattttaaaaaattcataaaattagcaaaaatattcagtatgAATCGATAATCTGAGGTGCAAGGAGGAAACGTGAACGATATTCGAGTACCTAAATCGATCGATACAGACTATTTTTGCTGATTCCAAAAGTATTGAATTACGTCATTGTGTCGAAGTATccagttgaaattgaaaaattattgaccCAATATGGATgtggttttcatttttctaatcctcCTATCTACCGAACAAATTGAAGGCTTAGAAGCAGTATCGGAATACCAAACCAGTGTGACGCTTCGGAAGAAATCTTCGTCTTCTACAAATGGTAACAAACGACAGCGGCGAAGTGACACGGGTGAAccgacaaaaattgaaaatttgagggCGACAGGGATATCCGAGACGAATGTTACACTTCAGTGGGATCCTCCATCCTCTACGAATGGAAGCATACAATACAAAGTTACAGTCAAGGTATGAAATCCCTTTTCCTTTCCTGCCACAAAGTTCGCGCTCGTTAGTATTCTAGTTTCGCGTAATTGCGAAGTCGACATTTCTGTAATGAAAACACTACAACGTTTCAATCACAGCACGGATATCGATACGCCACCGTCGACATTTACCAGTATTCGAGTCGAATTTTGTCATTCTCAGGTGGATAAATTCTTGGGTTGCTCGGACCGAAACGAATCGTCACCTTCCAAAGAGGACATGCGAATGGTACCGAAACCGGAAGCAATCTTCGCACGTTTGCACCCTTATACGAATTATACAACGACAGTGATTGCGTGCATTGGTGGgcttgaagaaataaaaggGGAACTCAATTTCACAACCGATAAAAGGGGTAAGTGACAATTTCTCaaatctttcaaaaattttatgacgaatattcaattttacaacaaagAACTGAGATAATTTAACCCACGCAGATATTCCC
The Neodiprion lecontei isolate iyNeoLeco1 chromosome 3, iyNeoLeco1.1, whole genome shotgun sequence DNA segment above includes these coding regions:
- the LOC124293717 gene encoding receptor-type tyrosine-protein phosphatase delta-like is translated as MNSTGESKNKKIPSPYSLKWVNQEKWIEVDSIEKPMGPVFDYRWEGFKDFQYSSRSTGLQLVRNVTSFGTLVFSTRGSKKLGLFLCGRDGRTTPCIWFDIETNKMSILTCDKKPAGISTDLSNWQNITIESKKTKITKKFLDPYEWQTFKIKWRKNDVKVFNNNNQIIHGIHSYNLTELLVAGLESSVRFHHYTYYRTEKTNAQMFTSQFNLTDGNFCIDTIIGMCSECKLNFSIVEETYREPTEYHLKTIYGNQDGERNGLVNWRPIKLHKSFPPAERRLLKLKITTVLDNEDNGRWAIDPISYKCAPQGQQRESTIEIRKENSPHKKSPWPMVKCQQLFYHKNVTAIVNPWSSKPYINIPQLDQIISERRCGGDIRQDSDKPCSICNPNGCICSGGFNCSGECRTVSKIFDNCDLRCQRPGLRKPQILTFTPLGHGIVTLSWTHPEYIDPSITIEKFRFIVKLLNTDLLSDSYNRPVIPKDYVVRREQEVYQKEFRLTASSHYEISVVSVSQCNIDVVQEKLVVPVESDIGFASGEKPEVKCNGTDIELRLPAVINATRNTTIQVNFSKCDLYQSQRTSEDSSNTERKYQVEDSESKSFVIRGNQIANSSKNCSESLIENCQIKVTVHDWISGKSVNIWIDKKLTNESGMWYLILIIPVVLILAILAVLMVLWRRRRRRNILITSSADDINFIAMSESPKIIDSSKFPITSKYTPPSQISAPNQNSEIEYAVPQEFNSQSIDLKFFEAETRYAITSGKLRSQFMILPGGLTKSCEYGRLPENMPKNRNRNVIAYDDTRVILKKLPGDPYSDYINANYVKGYQSEKGYIATQGPTANTVNDFWRMIWQEKVYIICMLTNLIENGQTKCEEYWPPVGTKIRYGNVAVTTLSHDVFADYTFRALRVACQKFKRRVMHLHYTGWPADGIPAYCQSLVAYLKKLQTTDLKYGPVVVHCSAGDGRTGTLILCDICLSEAMRMGKIDVSAVLSRIRESRADMVENLEQYLLAHIIMVESIVSLPTQIPCDEDLPNGIKKLRGQLATDVQRLNDAVWQECALRSLAATPNQSGDDKLTSELSDELFIGFERTPSFNRNVNHRIRAVPVDGVKMRRQYLASWLPSTSNVANFWKSIAEMEIELIIILQRPDPNDTTCCDFTPSKMNLTKLIPYLRIVTQESQVADDKPYTFEKFRLIDTLEEEAKPQFVTVLTCTGWGYGRKGNPPAPEALVSLWTASERIPRKKSPTLVLCHDGVTACGLYLAMSFLLERMAVERECDVISAVRAVRRSRRQFVQSMDQIEYLYDAALNYYEGFATYANFS